One Scomber japonicus isolate fScoJap1 chromosome 1, fScoJap1.pri, whole genome shotgun sequence DNA window includes the following coding sequences:
- the LOC128358695 gene encoding up-regulator of cell proliferation-like has product MVSEEKTQKKRLEEHKVIFNFLSKLGLQKFYPNKLTLRSLLEINKNSIYDESVESLEKIPWCFLRKLFQINAKCRNCTQVSTNDDDGNDENGDLFDSADNKVNPLDLIVALFHCADSFLQQEMALKMSMCQFSVPLLLPHGNNSQSTLMLWALRDIVKEWRPHDLSKSRGFVENNIVQANIPFFTFVRLKNCSLSKSQVLNHVPSCGEQNHNIFMHRDMEGGALKRRIANGLVEVCWYLPCGREDLDIFPGPVAFANLRGDICESLEQFNFLVQESTATFVFLDKVEENEHKILTSLQDVKSKLFLVVNRKKGNAREETTLKELQLPNSSVKYKNPSVNVAEFSKKLCTTIKKSLPNAANKVIIENMVDRAVELGLSVDENKCNKQKKAAEEIVKGIGKQKIPDYKRQQLPLQGENWKRLSQLDMEECRLTKAGDIGPEEYKSQLQEEKQQIRKEQSKYKLTTAMKSFIENVSKCDKDVRDCFLKWMKFQLNACLESDSHLSSARNELKEHCDKKEKDVKINAELVQTLLESSLGVEHYMREMGLIYEFSINGSKNTADEISRLPGLAAEMMLDGFPLELLDGDASNIPERWVTDVLMELHKKVGEQSRLLVLTVLGVQSTGKSTLLNTMFGVQFPVSSGRCTRGAYMLFLRVGEDMKRELSCDFIVLIDTEGLKSPHLAPLEESDEHDNQLATFVIGLSDVTIINIAMENSTEMKDVLQIAVHAFLRMKTIGKKPVCHFVHQNVAEVSAHAKNLTDRKYLLDQLNEMTQIAAEMEKNPSIEAFTDVLDYDMDKNNWNIPGLWHGTPPMASVSTGYSAAVADLKRSLLETLKTNRSNEVSKISEFLEWIKSLWKAVKYENFIFSFRNTLVAQAYDNLCKEFNQWEWDFRKEILSRQQDAESEILNSDNESELQHLNELAESKKSEVSEKVKSEKRKMEEKLTNYYKKKGQNVNLIEKYKIDFFNSISSLAKEIKYSVNNKLDCALHIRKSSKEVQDILREYRKVIEDKVMKLLSDCKDFERSDGQLTLEFEKMWSEATKHVSGLKEQNISENILFHLRKNFLNRNVNEELQDIGDLIEIGKSEFEARMSLHIRNPKTFNLLRRKEIKRYLQNKADDVIESCRRFVADKAKTNTDYHESFTKELLDKIDESLKDISKDVKIKFEFDLKLHICGIASREFLKMHRKYLSDNDPRTHLEKYKRQYLTDFLDLYKQRDDCQRKANDFVRCCIKPAVEEFINRSLGIEIVDDILTGSHSAEYSSRSFFQYNIQEELLQKDDFNSFVRYICNYEIYVNDWIFQDIQKKMSKDKTLYKLKNKKLQVIVDKITAALEQASKGPDGVQLPDNSESITELISNMRKNLMKDISISVEAEKTTLFEIQSTCHPFINSLKISIEDLKEQLQEEFSKSEDITETLNKLPIKPQDELFKRVFGCGKQCPFCKVPCEAGGKGHDKHHAAVHRPQGLGRVRYEDTEKLVPTLCTTSVHSEATFRNTDTEWELHPFKEYHTYYPDWLIPPDPSIEASDYWKYVLVQYNDRFAQQYDAKPADVPEAWRRITKEQALKGLKDAFNIK; this is encoded by the exons ttaTTTTCAACTTTCTCTCCAAACTTGGACTGCAGAAATTTTATCCCAACAAGCTCACTCTTCGCTCTCTTTTGGAAATCAACAAAAACAGTATTTACGATGAAAGTGTTGAATCATTGGAGAAAATACCATGGTGCTTTCTCAGGAAACTCTTTCAAATCAATGCAAAATGCAGAAACTGTACACAAGTATcaactaatgatgatgatggtaatg atgaaaacgGTGATCTGTTTGACTCTGCAGACAACAAGGTTAACCCTCTAGACCTCATAGTTGCACTCTTTCATTGTGCTGACAGCTTCTTGCAACAGGAAATGGCCCTCAAGATGTCAATGTGTCAGTTTTCTGTCCCACTGCTGTTGCCTCATGGCAATAACAGTCAGTCTACTCTGATGCTGTGGGCTCTGAGAGACATTGTCAAAGAGTGGCGCCCACATGATTTGTCTAAATCAAGAGGATTTGTTGAAAACAACATTGTCCAAGCAAATATACCATTCTTTACCTTTGTCAGGCTGAAAAACTGTAGTCTCTCCAAGTCACAGGTTTTGAATCATGTTCCCAGTTGTGGCGAGCAGAATCACAACATCTTCATGCACAGAGATATGGAAGGAGGAGCACTTAAAAGAAGAATAGCCAATGGTTTGGTGGAGGTTTGCTGGTACCTTCCCTGTGGCAGAGAAGATCTTGACATATTTCCAGGACCAGTTGCCTTTGCCAATTTGAGAGGAGACATTTGTGAGTCACTGGAACAATTCAATTTTCTTGTTCAAGAGTCAACTGCTACCTTTGTGTTCCTGGACAAAGTTGAAGAAAATGAGCACAAGATTCTGACTTCTCTTCAAGATGTGAAATCCAAACTCTTCTTGGTTGTTAATCGCAAAAAGGGGAATGCAAGAGAGGAGACAACACTAAAAGAGTTACAGCTACCAAATAGCAGTGTGAAATACAAAAACCCAAGTGTAAATGTTGCAGAGTTTTCAAAGAAACTTTGTACAACCATCAAGAAATCACTGCCAAATGCAGCTAACAAAGTTATCATCGAAAATATGGTTGACAGAGCTGTTGAACTTGGTCTGTCTGTGGatgaaaacaaatgtaacaaacaaaagaaagcagcagaggagattgTGAAAGGAATTGGGAAGCAGAAGATACCAGACTACAAGAGACAACAACTTCCTTTGCAGGGAGAAAACTGGAAAAGATTATCACAACTGGACATGGAGGAATGTAGACTGACAAAAGCTGGTGACATTGGACCAGAGGAATATAAATCCCAGCtacaggaggaaaaacaacaaatcaggAAAGAGCAAAGCAAATACAAACTGACCACAGCCATGAAAAGTTTTATTGAAAACGTATCCAAATGTGACAAAGACGTAAGAGATTGTTTTCTTAAGTGGATGAAATTTCAGCTGAATGCATGTTTAGAATCTGACAGTCATCTATCTTCAGCACGTAATGAACTGAAAGAGCACTGcgataaaaaggagaaagatgTAAAAATCAATGCAGAGTTAGTTCAGACTTTGCTGGAAAGCTCGTTAGGAGTAGAGCATTACATGAGAGAGATGGGACTCATCTATGAGTTCTCAATTAATGGTTCAAAAAACACTGCTGATGAAATATCTCGTCTCCCTGGTTTGGCTGCTGAAATGATGTTGGATGGATTTCCTTTAGAGCTCTTGGATGGAGATGCTTCCAACATCCCAGAGAGATGGGTAACAGATGTGCTAATGGAGCTTCACAAGAAGGTTGGAGAACAGAGCAGACTGTTAGTACTGACTGTCTTGGGTGTTCAAAGTACAGGGAAGTCAACACTCCTCAACACCATGTTTGGTGtgcagtttcctgtcagcagcGGCAGATGCACAAGAGGAGCTTATATGCTCTTCCTCAGAGTTGGAGAAGATATGAAACGTGAGTTGAGCTGTGACTTCATAGTTCTCATTGACACAGAGGGTCTAAAGTCTCCACATTTGGCACCACTAGAAGAAAGTGATGAGCATGACAATCAGCTGGCAACCTTTGTGATTGGtttaagtgatgtcaccattattAACATTGCAATGGAGAACtcaacagaaatgaaagatgtTCTACAAATTGCCGTTCATGCTTTCCTGAGAATGAAGACAATTGGTAAAAAGccagtttgtcattttgtgcaTCAAAATGTTGCTGAAGTTTCAGCTCATGCAAAGAACCTAACAGACAGAAAGTATCTCTTGGATCAGCTCaatgaaatgacacaaattGCTGCTGAAATGGAAAAGAATCCTTCTATTGAAGCATTCACAGATGTGCTGGACTATGACATGGACAAAAACAACTGGAATATCCCAGGACTCTGGCATGGAACCCCTCCGATGGCATCAGTGAGCACAGGTTACAGTGCAGCTGTAGCAGATTTAAAGAGAAGTCTTTTGGAGAcattgaaaacaaacagaagcaaTGAAGTCTCAAAGATCTCAGAGTTTCTAGAATGGATTAAAAGTCTCTGGAAAGCAGTGAAATATGAGAACTTCATATTTAGTTTCAGAAACACTCTTGTGGCTCAGGCCTACGACAACCTTTGCAAAGAGTTCAATCAATGGGAATGGGACTTCAGAAAAGAAATCCTCTCCAGGCAACAAGATGCTGAGTCGGAAATCTTAAATTCTGACAATGAATCTGAACtccaacatttaaatgaattggCTGAATCAAAAAAATCAGAGGTGTCAGAAAAAgtaaaatctgaaaaaagaaaaatggaggaGAAACTTACAAACTACTACAAAAAGAAAGGTCAGAATGTAAATCTGATAGAAAAATACAAGATTGACTTTTTCAACAGTATCAGCAGTCTTGCAAAGGAAATCAAATACTCTGTGAACAATAAACTGGATTGTGCACTGCATATAAGAAAAAGTTCAAAAGAGGTTCAAGACATTCTGAGGGAATACAGAAAAGTGATTGAAGACAAGGTCATGAAACTCCTGAGTGACTGTAAAGACTTTGAACGCTCTGATGGTCAGCTGACACTTGAGTTTGAAAAGATGTGGAGTGAAGCCACTAAACATGTGTCTGGCCTGAAAGAACAAAATATATCTGAAAACATCCTCTTCCACTTGAGAAAAAACTTCCTAAACCGTAATGTCAATGAGGAATTACAGGACATTGGAGACCTAATAGAAATAGGGAAGAGTGAGTTTGAGGCCAGGATGTCCCTACATATAAGAAATCCAAAGACCTTCAATCTGTtacgaagaaaggaaataaaaagatatttgCAGAACAAAGCTGATGACGTCATTGAGTCTTGTAGACGTTTTGTGGCTGATAAagcaaagacaaacacagattATCATGAGTCTTTCACAAAAGAACTTCTGGACAAAATCGATGAGTCCCTTAAAGATATCAGCAAGGATGTCAAAATCAAGTTTGAGTTTGACCTGAAACTTCACATTTGTGGCATTGCCTCAAGGGAATTCCTCAAAATGCATCGAAAATACTTGTCTGATAATGATCCTCGAACTCATCTGGAGAAGTACAAGAGGCAGTATTTGACAGATTTTCTTGATTTGTACAAACAAAGAGATGATTGTCAACGCAAAGCAAATGATTTTGTCAGATGTTGCATCAAACCTGCTGTGGAAGAGTTCATCAATAGATCTTTGGGAATAGAAATTGTGGATGACATTTTGACAGGTTCTCATTCAGCAGAGTACAGCTCCCGCTCCTTTTTCCAGTACAACATTCAGGAAGAGTTGCTGCAAAAGGATGACTTTAACAGTTTTGTCAGGTACATTTGTAATTATGAAATATATGTTAATGATTGGATATTTCAGGACATccagaaaaaaatgtcaaaggaCAAAACTTTGTACAAACTGAAGAACAAGAAACTTCAAGTCATAGTtgataaaatcacagcagcattaGAGCAGGCCTCAAAAGGACCAGATGGTGTTCAACTGCCAGACAACAGTGAAAGCATCACAGAGCTCATCAGCAACATGAGAAAGAATTTGATGAAAGACATCTCAATCTCAGTGGAGGCTGAAAAAACCACCTTGTTTGAAATCCAAAGCACATGTCATCCATTTATCAACAGCCTCAAAATATCAATAGAAGACTTGAAAGAACAGCTTCAGGAGGAATTCTCAAAGTCTGAAGACATCACTGAGACTCTGAACAAACTTCCAATCAAACCACAGGATGAGCTTTTCAAGAGAGTGTTTGGTTGTGGAAAGCAATGTCCATTTTGTAAAGTTCCCTGTGAGGCTGGAGGAAAAGGACACGATAAGCATCATGCAGCTGTTCATCGACCACAAGGTCTTGGTAGAGTCAGGTATGAAGATACTGAGAAGCTGGTTCCAACACTGTGTACAACTTCTGTGCACAGTGAAGCTACATTCAGGAACACAGATACTGAATGGGAGCTTCATCCTTTCAAAGAGTATCACACTTACTATCCAGACTGGCTCATTCCTCCAGATCCCAGCATAGAGGCATCTGACTACTGGAAGTATGTACTGGTACAATACAATGACAGATTTGCTCAACAATACGATGCTAAACCAGCTGATGTTCCAGAGGCCTGGAGGAGAATCACAAAGGAACAAGCACTGAAGGGGTTAAAAGATGCCTTCAACATAAagtga